The genomic region TGGCATGGCTGCGCGATCTCTGACCTTGATGGCGGTGCACGCCCACCGCGACGACGATGCGACGAGCACGCGGCCCCTTGCGCTCGATCTAGATTCGCGACAGAGTCGTCAGTGCTCAGCGCGTTGATCTGAGGCTCTGCGCAGGTCGACCGGACCCCGTGCTCGATGCGCCACGAGTTGCGGATGTACTCGTACGCATACCAGCTATGGGTCCGGCCGTGCCCGTCACAGCATTACGGACCGGGGCTCCAGGAAGCCCTCAAGGCCGAAGCTGCCGTATTCGCGGCCGAGGCCCGACTGCTTGAACCCTCCGAACGGGGACAGTGGTTCGTAACCGCCGTTGACTGACACCCGGCCCGTCTCCAGGCGGGACGCGATGCGGCGTGTTCCAGAGTCATCATCGTCGGCTACCTCATCGCCCTCTCCTGGTGGGGCACCCGACTCACCGCCCACACCCTGCGACTCGCCTTCCCCGCCGTCGGGACAGCGCTGCACCGCCTCGTCGATCGCTCCAACGGGTTAACTAGCCGCCCATGAACGGGCGGGTTCAAGCCCCTCGCTGGCTGCGAGGTGATGCCACGTGCGGGCGGGTGACTGCGCGCGCCAGCTCTCGGCATCGTGCTCGTCGATGTTGAAGCCGCTTGGTGACCGGCGTGGGCAACGAGCCCGCACGATCGACAGGTGGCGGCAGCCGCGGGTTTACGGGGCATGGTTCGAGGGAAGCGGCCTGGACAACCTCGGGTGGGAATCGTGACGATTGTGGGCGCACCGTCGGATCGGGCCTCCGACGTCACTGCTGGGTGGAGGCCAGACCGCGCGGCCACCGGCCCGCCGTCCGCTATCCCAGCGTGAGCATCGCCTCGGTGACCTCGCCGACCGCCGCATCGGGGATCGCAGTGGCAGCCTCGTCGACGACGAGCAGCCGTGCCCCGGGGATCTCGCGCGCGATCGCCTCGCCGTTGCCGACGGGGAAGAACCGGTCGCGGCGGCCGTGGACGACGAGTGTGGGGACCTCGATCTCGGGCAGACGCTCACGCCAGCGTGGTGTGCAGTCGAGCCTGGAGAACACCATGCCCATCTGGTTGGCCATCTGGACCGGTGGTGCGGTGCCGGGAGTGCGGTCCCAGATGCGCGCAGCGATTGCGCGTGCGGCGACGGGGTCGTCGCCGAGGATCTCCGCGCCGGCGGCGGCGAACTCGGCAACCGCCTCGCGGTCGGTCCAATCGGGCATCGGACGCGCGAACAGCCGACTCATCGTCGCCTGGTCATGGTCGGGGAGGTCATCGTCGGGCGGGCCAGGGGCAACCGCGCGGGTGCCGACCAGGGTGAGCGCCGAGAACGCGCCCGGATGGTCGAGCAGGGCCACCTGGGCGACCATCCCGCCGACGCCGATCCCCGCGAGGTGCGCGGGCCCCCCGCCGAGCGCGTCGGCAAGAGCCGCCGCGTCGGCGGCGAGGCCGCGCAGGGTGTACGCCGGCGCCTCCGGATCCGTCGTTGTCGACTCCCCGCTGTCGCGCAGGTCGTAGCGCACCACACGGCGGCCGCCCGCGGCGAGGCGCTCGCACAGCGCGTCGGGCCAGGAGAGCATCGTCGTCCCGCCCGCGAGCAGGACGAGTGGCGCGTCGTCGTCACCGAACGACTCAATGCCCAAGGCGATCTCGTTAACGTTGACGGTGGTCATCGGATCACCGGGAGACGTCGTAGGTCAGGTGCGTCGCGGGGTCCTTGCCGCTGTCCGACGACGCCGCCTCGGCTCGCTCACGCGCGGCGGTGACGGCGTCGGGCAGACCGGTGGTGACGAACGTCCAGTCGAGGTTAGTTGTTCGCACCGACTCTGCCGGCGAGTTCGTCACGACGACGAACGCGGGCTTGCCGACCTCGCCGGCGCCGTAGCCGGGGGTGTCGTCCCAGCCTTTCGGCCCGTCGACCACGTCGAAGAGGTGGCGGTCGAGGACGACGGCGCCCGAGCGGGCGGTCCCCTCGCGCAGGACCCGGCGGTCGTCGGGGTCGTCGGAAAACGCCCACGTGTGCAGGGCCTCGCCGCCGGTTCCCAGACTGTTGTCCGGGCTGGGGTCGGGCCCGGTGACGAAGCCGTCGAGAGAGACCGCGATGTCAGCGATGATTCGAGTCATGCCAGGGCAGACTCGGTCCGCCGGCGAAACTCATCGCTGACGCCTGAAGCGTACGGCGGATGGCCGCCGGTTCAGGGCTGAGATGCCGGGGCCGGCGACGAGACTGCCTCTTAGAAACGCACTGCCCTACCGGGCATCGTTCGGTGCGGCTGCCTTGTTGGCAGAACCGTCTCGTCAGGGGGTCCAGAGTCCGGCGCCCAGAGCCTCGGGCTCACGCTCAGCCGGGCGCCGCCGGCCGGCAGCGTGCTTGGCCGGAGAGGCAGGAAGACGTTCACCGCGACCCTGGCGCCCTTCCAGTCGGCCGGGTCGACCTGCCGTGGGACCAACTCTTCGAGGTGATCCTGGAGCCCCGGCTGCAGCTGGCCGGCCGGTCCAGGCGGGCAGTTACAGGCGCTCAGCCGACCGGACGGCGCCGGACGGACGACCGGATGTCGTAGCTCAGCCGGCCGACGAGCCGAGAAGCCGGAGGAAGTGCGCGACGGTCTCCGTCATCGCGGCTCTGCCGCGGGACAGGTACGCGCGGGGGTCGGTGACGGCGGGGTCGCCGGCGAGGTGGGCCCGGGTCGCGGCGGTGAACGCGACGTTCAGCGCCGTGCCGATGTTGATTTTGACGATTCCCGCTCCCACCGCTCGCACGAGTTCTTCGTCCGGCACGCCCGACGAGCCGTGCAGGACCAACGGCACGCCGACGGCGTCCCGCAGCTTGCCGATCAGCGCGTGGTCGAGGCTCGCCGTCCGGGTGGTCATGGCGTGGCTGCTGCCGACCGCCACGGCGAGCGCGTCCACCCGCGTCGCCGCCACGTACCCCGCCGCCTGGTCGGGGTCCGTGCGGGCGCCCGGCGCGTGGGCGTCCAGCGGCGCCTCGCCGTCCTTTCCGCCGATCCGGCCCAGCTCCGCCTCGAGCCAGAGTCCCCGCTCATGGGCCCAGTCAGCGGCCCGCCGGGTCGCCTCGACGTTGGCCGCGTAGGGCAGCCCGGCCGCGTCGTACATCACGGAACTCACCCCGGCGTCCGCGACCTGGCGCAGCAGGTCCTCGTCCCGTACGTGGTCGAGGTGCAGCGAGACGTCAACGGCGGCGGCCCGGGCCACCTCCGCGGCCGCCCGGGTGATCGGCAGGACGCGTCCGCCGTGGTATCGCACCGCGTTCTCGCTGATCTGGAGGATGGCCGGGGCGCCGACCCGCTCCGCGGCGTCCACGATGGCCTCGGCGTGTTCGAGGGTGATGACGTTGAAGGCGGCGGCCGCGTGGCCGCTGCCCGCGGCCCGCCCGACGAGGTCGGCGGTGGATGTCAGGGGCATCGGGAGACTCCGGTCGTCAGGTGGTGCGCGGTCTCGGCGTGCGGGACTCGACCGGTCGGGGGGCGAGCCGGTGGTAGGTGTCGGCGTCGAACTGGCCCGCGCGTGGTGCCCGCACCGTGGCGGCGGACAGCGCCACGGCCTCCGCCAGCCGGTGCGGCCACGGAGTGGCGGAGTGGATGCCGGCCGCGATCGCGGCGACGACCGAGTCGCCGGCTCCGGTCGGGTTGCCGGCGAGCGGTTCCGGAGGTCCGGCACGGAAGGTGCCGTCGGGGGTGACCGCGAGCAGACCCTCCGACCCCAAGGACGCCACCACCGCCCGTGCCCCCGCCGCACGGAGCGCTCCGGCAGCGGCGAGCGGGTCAGGCAGGCCGGTGGCCTCGACGAGTTCGGTGGCGTTCGGCTTGACCACGTCCGGGCCGGCCGCGACCCCGGCGCGCAGCGGTGGTCCGGCCGCGTCCAGGATCACCGGCACCCTGGCCCGGGTCGCTGCGGCGGCCAGTTCGGCGTACGCCGTGTCGGGCAGCCCCGGCGGCAGGCTTCCGGAGAGGACGAGCACCGACGTGTCGGGGAGCAGCCGGTGCACCTGCTCGCGGAGCGCATGCCACTCGTCGCCGGACACGGCCGGACCGGCCTCGTTGAAGACGGTGGCGTCGCCGCTGCCGACGTCGACGACGGTGAACGTCCGCCGGTTCTCCCCCGCGATGCCGACCAACCGGTTGGCGATGCCGTGGCTGTCGAGATCGGCGGCGATCGCGGCGCCGGGGAGGCCGCCGCGGAACGCCACGGCGACGGTGGGCAGGCCCAGCGTGTGCAGGACGCGGGCGACGTTGATCCCCTTGCCGCCGGCCTGAGCGCCGACGTCGGTGACCCGGTGACTGCTGTGCGGCACCAACGACGAGACGGTGTGCGTGATGTCGAGGGCGGGATTCAGCGTGACCGTGACGATCATGTCGTGCCCGGGTCCGCCGA from Micromonospora sp. WMMD812 harbors:
- a CDS encoding alpha/beta hydrolase, with the translated sequence MTTVNVNEIALGIESFGDDDAPLVLLAGGTTMLSWPDALCERLAAGGRRVVRYDLRDSGESTTTDPEAPAYTLRGLAADAAALADALGGGPAHLAGIGVGGMVAQVALLDHPGAFSALTLVGTRAVAPGPPDDDLPDHDQATMSRLFARPMPDWTDREAVAEFAAAGAEILGDDPVAARAIAARIWDRTPGTAPPVQMANQMGMVFSRLDCTPRWRERLPEIEVPTLVVHGRRDRFFPVGNGEAIAREIPGARLLVVDEAATAIPDAAVGEVTEAMLTLG
- a CDS encoding aldehyde dehydrogenase family protein, with translation MQRCPDGGEGESQGVGGESGAPPGEGDEVADDDDSGTRRIASRLETGRVSVNGGYEPLSPFGGFKQSGLGREYGSFGLEGFLEPRSVML
- a CDS encoding 1-phosphofructokinase family hexose kinase, producing MIVTVTLNPALDITHTVSSLVPHSSHRVTDVGAQAGGKGINVARVLHTLGLPTVAVAFRGGLPGAAIAADLDSHGIANRLVGIAGENRRTFTVVDVGSGDATVFNEAGPAVSGDEWHALREQVHRLLPDTSVLVLSGSLPPGLPDTAYAELAAAATRARVPVILDAAGPPLRAGVAAGPDVVKPNATELVEATGLPDPLAAAGALRAAGARAVVASLGSEGLLAVTPDGTFRAGPPEPLAGNPTGAGDSVVAAIAAGIHSATPWPHRLAEAVALSAATVRAPRAGQFDADTYHRLAPRPVESRTPRPRTT
- a CDS encoding class II fructose-bisphosphate aldolase, translated to MPLTSTADLVGRAAGSGHAAAAFNVITLEHAEAIVDAAERVGAPAILQISENAVRYHGGRVLPITRAAAEVARAAAVDVSLHLDHVRDEDLLRQVADAGVSSVMYDAAGLPYAANVEATRRAADWAHERGLWLEAELGRIGGKDGEAPLDAHAPGARTDPDQAAGYVAATRVDALAVAVGSSHAMTTRTASLDHALIGKLRDAVGVPLVLHGSSGVPDEELVRAVGAGIVKINIGTALNVAFTAATRAHLAGDPAVTDPRAYLSRGRAAMTETVAHFLRLLGSSAG